The genomic DNA GATGGGTGGTCAGCACCCCCGGGGGGTGGCGTAGAGTTTGGGAGACCGGGCGATCTCAGATCTTGATTCCAAACTCACTCTGGCCTTCAAACCCGCGTGTCCTCCCGGATTCAGGCCGGGAGTTTTTCGTAGGTCTCTCCAAGTGGACCAATCACCGGGGAGCTGAGATCGTGGCGGACACCTTCCGGGTGAGGAGCCAGAGCAGCTTGGGGAGAGCGCGCCGCCCATGTGCTCTGGGCTCCTTATGCACCCCTAAATCCTTCTGCTCGCTCTAGGACTTCGCCGTCTCCACCGTGCCGGTCTCGGGAGCCTCTCACCTGCGCGGCCTCTGCGGCATGGGGGGACCCCGCACTGTGGTGGCTGGAAGCAGCGAAGCTGCCCAAAAAGCTGTCAGGGTGAGGCGGGGCAGGGCTGGTGGTGAGGGCGTGGCCAACGAAGTGGGCGTGACTGAGGGCAGGGGCCGCAGGGAATCCGGCTAGCTTGGGGAATTGCTCTCAGCCCTTGTCCTCACTAACATAAAGGGACACCCTAGTGAACAAGGGGTACAGAAGAAGCAAGAGTTGGGGAGGGGCTGCAAAAGTAAACGGTGGCTAAAAGCGCTTGAGACTGTGTCTGACACAGCAGGCGGTATGTACTTGCTGTCATTATCTCACAGACGTAACCCTTGTCCCAAGCCTTTACTTTGTGCTAGGTCAGGCGGCCTCCGCTGTGGAAAACTCAacaccctctttctctctccaggcAATGGCAGCGCTGACCGATCACCCCTACGCTTCTCTGACCCTCTCAGATGACGCAGCAGCTGACTGCCTCTTTCTGCGTCCTGGGTTGCCTGGTGCCACTCCTTTCCTCCTGCACCGCGGAGGTGGGGACCTGCCCAACAGCCAGGAGGTGAGGGACACGCAAACTCCACCAACCAGAGACAGAAGTCTGTCTTTCCCagtggaggaaaggagggagccttTCTCCAGAAACCTGGGTGGGGCCACTAGGAACTGGCTAGAGGGGAGCGAGGCTCTGGTATCAAAACACCTTGGGTGTCCTCCCCGCAGGGTCTGCAGAAGCTCTCTGACGTCACCCTGGTACCCGTATCCTGCTCAGAACTGGAGAAGGCTGGTGCTGGCCTCAGCTCCCTCTGCCTGGTGCTCAGCACACGCCCCCACTGCTGAGGGCCTGGGCTTGGGGCTCCAACGGGCCAGGAATAGAGCCGTGTAGGGGGTGGATTCAGGTAATAGAAAATGGGAAGTAGGTAGCAGTGGAGACATGCCCCAGGACAAGGGAGGATTTAGTGTGAAACAAAGGATAGGAGCTACTGGGAGAGTCCTCTCTgtcaaaaccaataaaataaaattggcctTTTAGGTGGGGTTGTGGCTGATGTCTCACTGGGACAAAGGGATGGGTGGAGTTGAAACCTCAAGTGGGGGTCAGTCCTCTTTGTGTGCTCAATGTCTCACTCCCAGCCTGATTGTGGGGCTCAGGTATGAAGAAGGACAAGAGACTGCTGTGTGGAGTGTACGTCCAGGACAGAAAAGGGGATCACATGCACGGGTGGATCACTTTCTGAATGCCGGATGATTCAGACCCTGGAAGATTGCCAGTCCACCTTCATTTGATAAACAGCAGTGTTTTCCAGGGCACACATTTATCCATGCACTGAGGCTTAACAGCGAATCAAACAGGTCAGGCAGACAGGTTATACTGGGATGGTCTTCAAGAGTCTGTTTCTACAAGAAAAATCGGGGGGGGCGGTCTAGGGCATTGATTTTTGTGCAGGAGTGGATGAGCATTAGGGATGAGGACCGGTATCACAGAAAAGGCTACATTTCAGTCAAATCCCGGGGATAAATCATTatcaaggcaggaagtgaggaagagggagaaggaatccAGGAGATGGAATTTATTTCCATCGGGCCAATGAGTGTTGAGAGGAAACTGTGGAGAATCTAAGGTGGGCTCTTGTACACAGGAAATAACAGATAAGCCTCTGAGCACACAAAGTGCTGCAGTACCTGTGCCCAAAGCCTGTGACCCCACAGCCCCAGGAAAGgggcagtggaggcaggaggaccagaagggTCTGTGGGCCACACCCATGCAGCAGCGATGAGAGTACGTTCTGGTGGCGTGTGTGCTGGTGCGTGCCTGTAATCCCTGAAACCCCAAACTGCAGGTGGAGAcaaggggatcaggagttcaaagccagcctagcgACAGAGAGCctgcttttaaagggaagatggGGGTAGTTTTGTAAGTCCCTGTGTGGGAGAGAAGGACTTGGTGTCCTCTGACTCCCAGTTTCTGGCTTGGGCAACTTGGGTTGGTCATGAGACTgcagaggagggagcagggaataGCTTGGGAAATGACTAAGTCACTTTTGATATGCCTTGTGTAAAATGCCCAAGGCCAGCTGGACAGGGTGTGCTAGCTCTGAGATCTGGTTGGAGGGAAGGGGGCTGAGGGTTGGCTCCCTTCCTAGAAGAGGagtaaggaggaagaaagaaagaggcaaacAGAGCAGCAGGACTTCTAGAAGGAAGATTTTAGCAACAAAGTGAACCAGGATTTAAAGAGGGGTGATCTCAGGCCAAGTCCGTGAATGTTACCGTGTGGTCTAGGGCATCACTGGCAACATTACAGACGGTAGATGAGCAGCTGCAGCCGATGAGCGAGGCAGGAAAGGAGGCGGGCGATTGTCTTAAGTTCAAAATGCTTGTTTGGAAAGGGAACAGAATATCCATTGGGAGCTAAAACTTAGGACAGCTTGGTCATCTATAGAGGACATCGGTGGTGAAGGGAAGGTGTTATGAGATGGGAGTGACTCAAAAAGCCGAGCAGCTGCAGAGACAACCCAGGTGTCCAGACTCCGAGACTGGTGCCTCTGTCCATGGTGCCTCCCCTTCAGCTGAGCTTGAGTAGCGAAGCCCCAGATTGGAGGGCTTGAGAGCAAGGGCTCCCCTTTAAACCACAACCGCATAGACAGTGGAGGGATCACCGGGAACCACCGTGGACATCCGGCGGTGCCTCCCGAGGACGGAGTGATCCAGATCAGCGTAGTGCAGGCTCTGAGGAGGATGAGGGGAGGCAGATGGTCTCGGCGATCTGATCCCTTCGTTTAGAATCAACCCCTTCCCCTCCCCGCCGTGGGCAGAAGAGACTGTAGCAAAGTCTGGGCTC from Cricetulus griseus strain 17A/GY chromosome 1 unlocalized genomic scaffold, alternate assembly CriGri-PICRH-1.0 chr1_0, whole genome shotgun sequence includes the following:
- the Ddah2 gene encoding N(G),N(G)-dimethylarginine dimethylaminohydrolase 2; the protein is MGTPGEGLGRCSHALIRGVPESLASGESAGAGLPALDLAKAQREHGVLGGKLRQRLGLQLLELPPEESLPLGPLLGDTAVIQGDTALITRPWSPARRPEVDGVRKALQDLGLRIVEMGDENATLDGTDVLFTGREFFVGLSKWTNHRGAEIVADTFRDFAVSTVPVSGASHLRGLCGMGGPRTVVAGSSEAAQKAVRAMAALTDHPYASLTLSDDAAADCLFLRPGLPGATPFLLHRGGGDLPNSQEGLQKLSDVTLVPVSCSELEKAGAGLSSLCLVLSTRPHC